A window of Nitrososphaerales archaeon contains these coding sequences:
- a CDS encoding HAD hydrolase-like protein, translated as MEIKDFTYLTFDCYGTLIDWKAGIVRSLEESFRLPHTDEGDLMERYVEAEKAQEGAYKRYREVLKGTALKLARDLGAPASEEASAKFAASVPEWPAFKDTTDSLRALGEMGYKRYILSNVDEDLLRETIRRHGLEVEGFVTAEEVKSYKPSYGHWMRFFEKTGANKKELLHVAQSLFHDIAPTGQLGIASAWVNRYGEQLPSNVEPLFVCESLSQLVGLLD; from the coding sequence ATGGAGATTAAGGACTTCACCTACCTGACATTCGACTGCTACGGCACGCTGATCGACTGGAAGGCAGGGATTGTGCGGTCGCTCGAGGAATCGTTCAGGCTTCCCCACACAGACGAGGGCGATTTGATGGAGAGATATGTGGAGGCTGAAAAGGCGCAAGAAGGGGCCTACAAGAGGTACAGGGAGGTGCTGAAGGGGACAGCGCTCAAGCTCGCGCGGGACCTTGGGGCGCCGGCCTCCGAAGAGGCTTCAGCGAAGTTCGCAGCCTCGGTCCCTGAATGGCCGGCGTTCAAGGACACCACAGATTCGCTGAGAGCACTGGGGGAAATGGGATATAAGAGGTACATACTCTCAAACGTCGACGAAGACCTCCTGAGAGAGACGATTCGGAGACACGGGCTGGAAGTGGAAGGCTTCGTGACTGCGGAGGAGGTGAAGTCGTACAAGCCATCATACGGCCACTGGATGAGGTTCTTCGAGAAGACCGGCGCGAACAAGAAGGAGTTGCTTCATGTCGCCCAGAGCCTCTTCCACGATATAGCCCCCACCGGACAGCTCGGCATCGCCTCGGCCTGGGTGAACAGGTACGGAGAGCAGCTCCCGTCTAACGTGGAACCGCTCTTCGTCTGCGAGAGCCTCTCGCAGCTGGTGGGCCTTCTGGATTGA
- a CDS encoding stage II sporulation protein M, with protein MAETETTFPQTTEPEQGRGILDELVKRNRIVIFGLAFAIELAIYFGATVIPIDPAQQQELANLPNSILGSAPSQGSVSIFAALFSHNLEVALLEMIPAAGAAVFFISTFLTGQVIQAGAISSNLPGPLLGVFLFLVPDTLVEQFAYAVAVASGTMLIVAWRRRQLVRELRVFALEAGVVAFTLVLAAALETVVIVDSLVGFALWLPTALGIFALVMAVRGAWRLRTSPT; from the coding sequence ATGGCCGAGACAGAGACGACCTTCCCGCAGACAACTGAGCCAGAACAGGGAAGAGGCATTCTGGATGAGCTGGTGAAGCGAAACCGAATCGTCATCTTTGGCCTAGCCTTCGCCATAGAACTTGCAATATACTTCGGAGCTACGGTGATCCCAATCGACCCCGCACAGCAGCAGGAACTGGCCAATCTGCCGAACAGCATCCTCGGGTCAGCTCCAAGCCAGGGCTCGGTCTCAATCTTTGCAGCACTCTTCTCTCACAACCTCGAAGTGGCCCTATTGGAGATGATTCCAGCTGCGGGGGCTGCGGTTTTCTTCATCTCGACTTTCTTAACAGGACAGGTGATTCAGGCGGGCGCCATCTCGAGCAACCTCCCCGGGCCGCTCCTCGGAGTGTTCCTCTTCCTAGTCCCTGATACTCTGGTGGAGCAGTTCGCCTACGCAGTCGCAGTCGCTTCCGGCACGATGCTAATCGTGGCCTGGCGGAGGAGGCAGCTAGTTCGGGAGCTCAGGGTTTTCGCGCTCGAGGCTGGAGTCGTTGCCTTCACCCTCGTCTTGGCTGCTGCTTTGGAGACAGTAGTAATTGTAGATTCACTGGTGGGCTTCGCACTTTGGCTTCCGACGGCGTTGGGCATATTCGCGCTAGTGATGGCCGTAAGGGGTGCATGGAGATTAAGGACTTCACCTACCTGA
- a CDS encoding VIT1/CCC1 transporter family protein → MAKSQVEKHPHLPAREIIDRIVLGGSDGVIEGVAATSALNGAGVDFRTILVAGFAFAVAGGLSMFFSNYLSRKSELNSLKFDIQRERMEIETEPDEERRELEDLLAKEGYTQDEIGVIMNRLTKNKDMWLKAQLRHELHLHTEELSSDPLARSVPIGVAYFLLALPSLVPYLFSVGRTTALLASVSLSLVALFAVGSKAYTLRHFSLRRGVESAVVGAVAACLLYGVGLLVGRL, encoded by the coding sequence GTGGCCAAGAGCCAGGTCGAGAAACATCCCCACCTGCCCGCAAGGGAGATCATAGACAGGATTGTGCTTGGCGGGAGTGACGGCGTAATAGAAGGAGTCGCTGCCACCTCAGCTCTGAACGGGGCCGGGGTCGACTTCAGGACGATCCTGGTGGCTGGGTTCGCGTTCGCAGTGGCGGGAGGGCTCTCGATGTTCTTCAGCAACTACCTCTCGCGCAAGTCGGAGCTGAATTCCCTCAAATTTGACATACAGAGGGAGCGGATGGAGATAGAGACAGAACCAGATGAGGAGAGGAGGGAACTCGAGGACCTGTTGGCGAAGGAGGGATACACCCAGGACGAGATAGGCGTGATCATGAACAGGCTTACGAAGAACAAGGACATGTGGCTCAAGGCGCAACTCCGCCACGAGCTTCACCTCCACACAGAGGAGCTATCCAGCGACCCCTTGGCTCGCTCCGTGCCTATTGGAGTTGCCTACTTCCTGCTCGCTCTGCCGTCACTCGTCCCTTATCTGTTCAGCGTCGGCCGGACCACCGCATTGCTGGCGTCGGTGAGTCTCTCCCTCGTGGCGCTATTCGCAGTCGGGTCGAAGGCCTATACCTTGCGCCACTTCAGCCTCAGGCGAGGGGTCGAATCCGCTGTCGTGGGCGCAGTGGCCGCCTGCCTGTTGTACGGAGTGGGGCTGTTGGTCGGCCGGCTGTGA